The DNA sequence TGGCTTGAGTCCGCGGGCTTCGGACGCGTCTTTCGTCCGTGACCGAAGGCGAGTTCACTTCGATTCGTAGTGAATTGCGATCGGGTGCCACTGCATTGTTGCAGTGGTCGGGACAGAGCACTGCAACAATGCAGTGGCACCGAAAGCTCCCAATGATCCGAGTCCGCTCTGGCGAACACAAAGGTTGCTGCGGGCCGTAGCCCCGCAGCTACCCAGCATGACTCCTGCTGCTCCATACTCGGACCTTGCCCCGCCCAATGTTGTGAGCTAGGTTGAACCCGCTGACTGTCGCGACGGAGGCCTGCTGCCACTGGTGGAGCGGGCGGTCGATCCCGGCGGTTGGAAGCGTCTGCGACGAATGAGCACATCCACCCTTTTCGACGCCACGAGCCCCCGCCGACGTGCTTGTGGCCCACGGCCTTCGCGTTCGCCTTCACGCCGCACGGTGGGCCGACGATGAGCGAAGCCCTCATCCTGCCGCTCCTGGCACTCGCGGCCGTCGGGTCGCTGGTCTTCTCGGCGTTGGCCTATGCCCTGCGCGACTACTCGCGTGGCACGCTGGCCGAGTGGTTCGAGCGCAAATCGCGATCCGGCTCCGACGCCAAGGGCAAAATCGTCCCTGGCGAGGCGGCCCTGGCACGCGTCGAGGCCGTCGCCGACTACGAAGACGAACTGGCCCTCACGGCCGCTGCTGCACGGACCGCGGCGAACCTCATCATCGTTCTGGCGATCGTGTTCCTCGTCGGCGCCTGGATGCCACCGGCGACCGAGCCGTGGGTCCGCTACGTCATCGCGTTCGTCGCGTCGTTCATCACGATCGGCCTGTTCGGTGTCGCGCTGCCGCTGGCCGTCGGAAGCCACGCGGCCGAGTCGACCATCGGCACGTTCGCCCGGCTGCTTCGCATCAAACGTGCCGCGCTCTGGCCGCTCATCCAGGCCCACGGCCCGATCGACCGCCTCGTCCGCCGAGCGACAGGCCGGCCGGAAGAGTCGGCCGAGCTGGTCGAGGAAGAGCTGGAGCAGGAGATCCTCGACATCGTCCGCGAAGGCCGCGAGGAAGGCGTCATCGGTGAGGGCGAGCACCAGATGATCGAGCGGGCCGTCCACTTCCACGACATGACGGTCGAGCAGGCGCTCACGCCGCGTGGCGACGTCGTAGGCCTGCCTGTCGACTCGTCGGCCGACGAAGTGCTGCAGGTCATCGAAGACACCGGCTACAGCCGAATACCGGTCTACGAGGACAACCTCGACCACGTCGTCGGCGTCCTCTACGCACGCGACCTCTTCCAGTACGTCGGCAAGCGCCTCAACGGCCAAGACAGCGAGGATCGTCAGACCCGTCGGTTCGACCTGCGGACCGTCGTTCGTAAGCCGATCGTCGTCCCCGAGAGCAAGCGGCTCGACGACCTGCTGCGCGACATGCAGCAGCAGAAAATCCACATGGCCATCGTGCTCGATGAGTACGGCGGCACCAGCGGCCTGGTCACGATCGAAGACATTCTCGAAGAGCTCGTGGGCGAGATCGCTGACGAGCACGAGGACCCCGACAACGACCTCTTCCGCAAGATCAGCGACACCTCCGCCGAGGCCGACGCCAAGATGGCCGTGGACGACCTGAACCGCGAGATGGGCATCCACTTGCCCGAGGACGACGAGTACGACACGCTCGCGGGTTTCGTGAACAGCACGCTCCACCGAATCCCGCCGGTCGGCACGAGCTTCGAACACGCCACCGGCAACGGCTCGCGCTACGTCTTCACGATCCTCGAAGCCGAACCGCAACGCGTGGGCCGGCTTCGCATCGAAGTCCAGCCTGAGCCCGACGCAACGGACGAGGCGGAGTGAGTTCGCAAGCCGACGCCGCGTCTCAACTCAGTTGCTGCTGCAACTCCGGCGGCAGTTTGACCGGCTTCACCGCCGCACACTCGCGGGCGATCGTCAGCAGAAGGTGATGACCCGCAACTGCGGCGGCGGCGAGGCAAGTGATCGTGAGGGCCATGGTGAGCAAGCGGTTCTACATCACGCAGCCATGCGGCCGGCGTCGTCGTCGAAGTCGAAGCCGATCGAGCCGGCTACGCCGCCCGAGCTGCCCGTCCCGCCGGCTGGTGCCGAGGTCGTGGCCGTGCCCTGCGTGGCTCCGCTGACGAGGCTGTTGAGTTCCTCGACGGCTTCCATCAGACGCTGGCTCTGGCTCGACAGCTCCTCGCCCGCTGAGGCCGACTCTTCGGCGTTGGCGGCGTTCTGCTGGGTGACCTGGTCCATCTGCTGGACCGCGCGGCTCACCTGCTCGATGCCCTGAGCCTGCTCCTGGCTGGCGGCGGAGATCTCTTCGATCAGGCCGTTGACCTTGGAGCCCGCCTCGTTGATGGCCGAGAGTGCCTGACCGACCTCGACGGCGATCGACTCGCCGTTGCGGCTGGCTTCGACGCCCTGCTCGATCATGCGGCTCGTTTCCTTGGCGGCTTCGGCCGATCGCATCGCAAGCGTGCGAACCTCTTCGGCGACGACGGCAAAGCCCTTGCCTGCCTCGCCAGCCCGTGCTGCCTCGACGGCTGCGTTCAGAGCCAGCAGGTTCGTCTGGAAGGCGATCTCGTCGATCGTCTTGATGATCTTGGCCGTCTCGTCGGCACTCGTGCGGATCTCGCCGATGGCCTTGCCCATGCGGTCGACCGCAGCGTCGCCAGCTTCGGTGGCCGTGCGCGAGTCACCGGCCAGGCGAGCCGCCTCCTTTGCGCTGTCGGCGTTGCGGCGGGTCATGCTGCTCATCTCTTCGAGCGAGCTGCTGGTCTCTTCGAGGCTCGCGGCCTGCTCGCTGGCACCCTGTGCAAGCGACTGGCTGCCGCTGGCAATCTGGCCGGCGGCGTTGCGAGTTTCCTGGCTGCCGGCACGCAGCGACGAGATGATCGCCGTTAGCGGGGCAACGATGATCTTGCGGTTGAGGAACCAGAAACCGAACGCAACGGCGGCGACGATCGGGGCGATCCAGAGGACCGTCTTGTTCACGCCCGCCATCACGACGCTGTCCAGCTCCGACATGTCGCTCTTCAACACGAACGCGCCACGCACGTCACCGACATTCCAGTCTTCCATCGGGAAGCCCAGAATGTCTCGACCGTCGCCAGTCGGGCTGTTGGCCGGATCGCCGTGACAGGCGAGGCAGTCGGCGGTGAGCTTGATCGGGCGGGCGTAGACGATCTGGTTTGCTTCCTCGTCGATGGCGAAGTACTCGTCGACGTTGCCCTTTTCGAACTGGTGCAGAATCTCGGCCTCGGACGGCGTGGGCTCGTTCTCGGGATTGCGCGCCTGGAACTTGGGAACGCGGAAGTCGTAGCCCTCTTCCTCCGCCAGCTCGCCGATCGCCTGCCATGCGGCGACGACAGGAATGGTCTTGTAGAGCTGCGTCTCGCGGAGCGGTACGCCGCTGTGCACCTCTTCCATCAGCTTCTCTTGATCGAACGCACCGCCCGCGTTGAGGTCGCCGATGGTGTTGCGCACGCTTTCGGCCTCGAGGACGGCATTGCGCATCGCCTGCTTCGTCATCGTGATGCCTTGCTCACGAATGACGCTCCGCTGCACGAAGATGCCGACGACCGCTGTCACGATAACGGCACCGACGG is a window from the Planctomycetota bacterium genome containing:
- a CDS encoding hemolysin family protein, with amino-acid sequence MSEALILPLLALAAVGSLVFSALAYALRDYSRGTLAEWFERKSRSGSDAKGKIVPGEAALARVEAVADYEDELALTAAAARTAANLIIVLAIVFLVGAWMPPATEPWVRYVIAFVASFITIGLFGVALPLAVGSHAAESTIGTFARLLRIKRAALWPLIQAHGPIDRLVRRATGRPEESAELVEEELEQEILDIVREGREEGVIGEGEHQMIERAVHFHDMTVEQALTPRGDVVGLPVDSSADEVLQVIEDTGYSRIPVYEDNLDHVVGVLYARDLFQYVGKRLNGQDSEDRQTRRFDLRTVVRKPIVVPESKRLDDLLRDMQQQKIHMAIVLDEYGGTSGLVTIEDILEELVGEIADEHEDPDNDLFRKISDTSAEADAKMAVDDLNREMGIHLPEDDEYDTLAGFVNSTLHRIPPVGTSFEHATGNGSRYVFTILEAEPQRVGRLRIEVQPEPDATDEAE
- a CDS encoding methyl-accepting chemotaxis protein — protein: MLNAFSNSAGQMKLGTKILIAAVGAVIVTAVVGIFVQRSVIREQGITMTKQAMRNAVLEAESVRNTIGDLNAGGAFDQEKLMEEVHSGVPLRETQLYKTIPVVAAWQAIGELAEEEGYDFRVPKFQARNPENEPTPSEAEILHQFEKGNVDEYFAIDEEANQIVYARPIKLTADCLACHGDPANSPTGDGRDILGFPMEDWNVGDVRGAFVLKSDMSELDSVVMAGVNKTVLWIAPIVAAVAFGFWFLNRKIIVAPLTAIISSLRAGSQETRNAAGQIASGSQSLAQGASEQAASLEETSSSLEEMSSMTRRNADSAKEAARLAGDSRTATEAGDAAVDRMGKAIGEIRTSADETAKIIKTIDEIAFQTNLLALNAAVEAARAGEAGKGFAVVAEEVRTLAMRSAEAAKETSRMIEQGVEASRNGESIAVEVGQALSAINEAGSKVNGLIEEISAASQEQAQGIEQVSRAVQQMDQVTQQNAANAEESASAGEELSSQSQRLMEAVEELNSLVSGATQGTATTSAPAGGTGSSGGVAGSIGFDFDDDAGRMAA